Below is a window of Lacibacter sp. H407 DNA.
TATCGACAGTAACAGATCCAATTTCTTTTGTGGTAGTTTTTTCAGAATACCTTCTCTGAACTTGCCCCACAATCTCGGCACAGCAAAAAATAATTCAGGTTGAACTTCCGCTACATTTTTTGCAAACGTATCAACCGATTCTGCAAACGAAATAACAGATCCATTGTAAAGTCCGTTCATTTCAATTCCCACACGTTCTGCAATATGGCTGAGAGGTAAATAGGAGATCAACGCAGAACGATGTGGTAAACGCAATTCAGCAGTTGCCGTTTGCAATACACGATCAAAATTACCGGCCGTGTGCATTACACCTTTTGGTTTGCCTGTGGTGCCCGATGTATAAATGATCGTCATTAATTCATCCTGCTGCCATTCATGCGTATGTTGTAACGGTTGATGTTGCTGTATCAATTCACTCCAGTTGTAACGTTCGTTTCGTTCATATGCATCAAAACCAATGCGGATCAGTTGAGGTGGAATGCCATGTTCCTGCGATTTAAAATCATCCAGTTTACCAATGAAAATTGCTTTTGCATCGCTGTGTTCCAGAATTGGTTGAATGGATGCGGCTGTTAATGTGGGATAGATGGGAATCGAAATGCAGCCCGCCATCATGATCGCCATATCAGCCATCATCCAATGTGCACAGTTCTTTGACAGAATGGCTATATGCGAACCTTTTGGTAATTGCATTGAATGCAATGCCGTGGCAATACGTCGGCTTTCATCAGCTGCTTGTTTCCATGTCCAAGTAGTCCATTCACCATTGAAAGGTTGACGTAAAAAAATATCGTTTGAATATTCCTGTTCGTTTTTCAGGAACTGATGCAGGGGTGTGGATTTGTGCATGACAATCGTTTTGGTGATCTAATCTACTGAATTAAATGCAGCATCACGAAAACAATGGCTTGTTTTTATTGCATGCGAAAATCTGACTGACGATGGTCAGGTTTATCAACCTTTTATTGTTTAAGAAAACGCAGTTGTTGCTGATGACCTTTGCTGTTGCTCGCCTGTAAAATGTATTGACCGGCCGGCAAGCTTTGAAGATTCAGTTGCACTTGGTTGCTTCCTGCCTGTAATTGTTCCTGACGAACTGAATGGCGTTTGCCGCTGATGTCGGTAATAGTAAGCTGCAATCGATCTGTTTCTGCTGATGAAATACTGAGCACGGCATTTGATTGCACCAGTGATGGTAACAATGCATTTAATGCAAACCCTTTGCTTCCGTTGAGCACGGCAACAATAAATGAGTTGACAGATGTATTGGCGGGTGTAGTAAGTTTAATGCGGTAATAGTTTGTTCCTTCACGGCGTTGCAGATCGGTATAATCAAACGGTTCAGCACAGCGGATCTGGTCGGCAGTAAAACTATGGAGGACAGTAAAATTTTGATTGTCGCTCGAATGTTGTACTTCAAATGCAGCAAAATCGGATGTGCATGGTGCCAGCCAACGCAACACATTGAACTGACTTATTTTTTGCGCCTGAAAAAATTTCAGTTCAATCGGAAATACGAGATACGGATCATTTACCTGCGCAAAACCAGTTACAGCTGTAAAGAAAAATACGATGGCGGTGATGAATGTTTTCATACTCCTGAATTTACGATATAAAGATAGGTTGGGATTGGGTGGAATCAAAGTCGGTGGGGTGACAAAAGCAATTTTTCATCCACCCCTTTCAGCAGCACTTTTGTTTAACATTTTAACACATCTCCCTAAAGTGTATAAACATTCTGCAGCTCGGCAAACTATCAACTACAGGCTGCTTCTACCACCTCGCCACAATCTTGAAATTGATCAGTCTCGGTGTTAAACGATTCGGAATTGAAAAAATCGTGTTGCTGAAATCTTTGATGAGCAAATAGGAAATGGTATTGGGTCGATCGATCACATTAAAAATTTCTAAGCTGGCCCAGACATTATTGAACTCACGAAAAGGATTGCGGCTGCGGCGTTTGCTTTTTTCACCATCAAGCAACAAGGCACTGAAACCAAAATCGACACGGATGTATGGATCGATGGTCAATGCATTTCTGTACTTCGCACTGTTGGGAATATTGTAAGGAAGATTGGTGCCATATAAAAAGTTCATGGAGAATTTAAAGTTCTTATTGGTTGAAAGATAATCCTGGTAGAACATACCGAATGTAAGGAAGCGATCGGTTGGTCGTCTGATCCAGCCACCTTGCACCAAGGTACTATCGATGGGTTGGTTCAACGAATCCAATGCATAATTATACCACTGATCGTTATCTAAATTTTCACGTGTGCGCATCAAGCCAATACTTACCCAGCTTTCAGCATCTTTCACCAACTCACCAAACAAACGGGCTTCAATACCTGTTGCATAAGCTTTGGCACTGTTGCTGCCGAAATAGCGGATGCGAACATTATCTACATCATACGGCACAATATCATACATGTGTTTGTAATACGCTTCGGCCTGCAGTTTAAATGGTCGATTGCCCCAGCCTTTGAAATTATAATCAAAGCCTGCTACCACCTGCCAACTTTTTTGCGCTTTTACTGATTCGTTTACAGTACCATCATACCGACGCAGTTCACGGTAGAAGGGTGGTTGATGATAGGCACCTGCTGCTGCACGAAATACAATATCTTTTTTACCGAGTGGCTGCATCGCAAACTGCACTCTTGGTTGAATCAATACCTCGTTGTTGAGTGTGTTATAATTGTAACGTACACCGATCTGCAGCGTCATGTTCAATGAATCGTTCAGAATAATGTTATCCTGCACATAACCTGTTGTGCGGAAGAAAACAAGATCTGATTTTGATTTGATGACTTTTGTTAACTGCAGTTGATTGGGATCAAACGGTAAGGTATAACCGGCGCTATCCGTCAGTTCCCATTCATTCAACTTATCGTTGATGCTTTGGCGTTCGAGACTATGGCCCCACTGAATAAAATGGTTTCCTTTTTCCAAACTGCCTTTGTGCGTGGCGTTTTGAATTTGAATGTTGAGTTGGTTGCGTGCAAAATTCTGGAACACTCCGGCACCCAACGGATTTACAATTAAACCAAAACTTGAACGGCTGCGATCAAAATCACGTTCACCAAATAAATACGCACCTTGTATATCGAACGATTCTTCTTCGTTATTACTGAAATGACTCAGCATCCATTTCAACTTCAAATTTTTATGCGGCTGAAAAGTAGTTGCAATGCCGGCCATTGCTGTGCTGTAACGATCACGTTCACCACCTGCAAAATAAATATCCAAACCAAGATTGGCAGTGAAGAATGGTGAGAACACAGATGCTGTCTGGCTGCTGAATTTAGGATTTAATTTGAATTGTGTACGGGAATAATTACCCATTGCTTCAAACATCCATTTGATATTTGGTTGCCAGGTAACATAGCCCTGCAGGTCGTTACTGGAAGGAACATAATTCCCTTTTGTTTGCTGACTGCTTAATAAATTTTGATTGCTTCTGTTACGTGCACCAACAGTAAAACTTACTTTTTCATCTTTGGAGCCACCTTCAAAATGCAATCCCTGTTCGAGTAAAGAAACATACGCTGAGCCGCCGAATTTCTTTGCACGTTTGTATTGAATATCCAGCACACTACTCATCTTATCACCATAGCGTGACTGAAAGCCTCCGTTGTAAAATGTAAGACTGCGAACCATTTCAGGATTGATAAAACTCAACCCTTCCTGTTGCCCTTGTCGAACGAGATAAGGACGGAACACTTCAAAATCGTTTACGTAAATAAGATTCTCATCATAATTGCCCCCACGTACAGAATATTGTGAAGTGAGTTCGTTATTGCTGCCCACAAATATTTTTAATAATCCTTCCACACCGCCAACAGCCGATGGAAGTAGCAATGCATTTTTCGGATTGATGCGGATGGCCGATGCTTCGGATCGTATGCGGTTGTCGGTTACCGTTACTTCCTGCAATTCTTTGCTGCCCCGTTCGAGCCGCATCACCATTCGTTCTTCTTCATCATCATTTAAAAAGAAATTCCGTTGTTCTGAACGGTAGGAGGTGTATGAAAAAATTAATGCAACGGCTTTGCCCGATGGAACTTTAATGCTGAAATAACCGGAATCGTTTGTGGTAACGCCTGCACTGCGGCCAAGAATAACAACCGATACATTACTGAGCGGATTTTCATTTTCATCGAGCACCTTACCGGTTACGGTAGCTGATTTCTTTTGGGCAAAAGAAACAACAGATGCCAGCAGCATTACAAGGAGGAAGCAGGTTTTGGTTGCCTTCATGGTAGATAAAACTAAGCCTTTCTGTTAAAACGAAAAGCGGTACAAGTTATTTTTTCAGGTAAAGATTATCGAAAGAAAGATTTGTTTCCACTCCATTTACCTTACAGGACACAATGCCATTTCTGCAATATGGCTTTTTCATTGACTTGCGGCCTTCCTGTTGCGGTTCAAGAACTTCTGTTATTTGGTATTGGCTGCCGGTAGCTGGAATCAAAATCCGGTAGTCGAAATCAGACCTGAGATTTGCAACACTTGACGAAGATGTCCATTGCAATGTATCGTTACTAAGCCTGTAGCTTATTACAGAAGCATCAAGGATCATAGAGTCAATCAAGTTACTAAAGCTGCTTCCTTTCGAATATCTCTTTACAGTGTAGGTGCTTGCTTCCTGCTCAGTATAGGAGATGAAATTAATGATGAAGCCGTCAGATTTTCCGCAAGGATACGTACAACTGCTAAGCAGAAAAAGGAGAATAATAGTATAGGCGAGTTGTTTCATATTTGATTGACTAAAATATATTGGAAAGCGCTGCATAAATGTGAAACCACCCAATGGCAGAGTGGTTTCATTCAGACTTTTCTGAATTGCCCGCTTTTTGACTTCCGAATTATATCTTCTTCAACAATGAGATCATCTCCGTTGGGTTGGGTGCTTTGAACACGGTGTTTCCTGCCACCAACACCGTTGCGCCGGCATCCACAATACTTTGTGCATTTGCAAGCGTAACACCGCCATCAATTTCAATCTCTACGTTCAATCCTTTTTCATCGATCATGTTACGGAGTTCTTTGATCTTGTTGAGCGTTTGCGGAATAAATGCCTGTCCGCCAAAACCGGGATTCACACTCATCAAACAAACCATATCAATATCGGCCAATACATCTTTCAACAATGAAACAGGTGTATGCGGATTCAATGCAATCCCTGCTTTCATACCCAGCCCTTTGATCTGTTGAATATTGCGGTGCAAATGGGTGCATGCTTCGTAATGCACCGTGAGAATATCGGCACCGGCTTTTTGAAATGCTTCAGCATATTTCTCCGGCTCTTCGATCATCAAATGCACATCACACACTTTGGTGGTGGCTTTGCGAAAGAACTCGATGATCATGGGCCCAAAGCTGATATTGGGTACAAAGCGGCCATCCATTACATCGAGGTGATACCAATCCGCTTCACTCGCATTGAGCATATCACAATCGGCCTGTAGATGAATATAGTTGGCACTTAATAAAGAAGGGGCTACAATCGGCATAAAAAATTCAAAGTTTGTAGTTGATAGTTTATAGTTAGTTGTATTCTACTCATTGCTCATCATTCATCACTCATCATTTTACGACTCCCAATCTCTTCAACGCATCTTTCGCTTCAGTAATACTTTGATCGAGTGCGAGGGAACGTTTATAGTTATCAATGGCTTCAGTTTTGCGGTTGAGTTTTTCTTCCGTTTTTGCCATCCAGAAATAACCATCGGCAAATTTGTTACTTACATTGGTACTTTGTGTAAAAACTTTGTGGGCCTCATCAAATTTTTTCTGATCGTAATAGATCAATCCTTTTTCAATGTATGCATCGAGGTAAGTATAATCTTCCCGGATGATCTGGTTGTAAACAGCCATTGCTTTTGATGACTCTTTTACTTTCGTATGGTAAGCTGCTTTTATAAAAAGAATATCGCTTCGGAATTGAACGGCAGCTGCATCTTTCAACAACGCATCACACAAAACCAGTGCTTTTTGATTACCGGTTTCGGCGTACAGAGATGCCAGCCGCAACTCAGCCTGGGTAAACAAACCTGCTGCCCCAATAGATTGCTCATAGGTTGCTATTGCATTGGATGTATCGCCTTTGCGCTCCAGTGCATCAGCTTTCATAAATAAGTAGGCCGGGTTGTTGGGTTGTTTTTGCAGAAGTTGTTCAATTTGCAGCAATGCGTTATCGTACTCATCATTTTGTACAAGCTGTTCCACAAATTCTTCACGAATACTATCCACCTGTGGTTCCTGTTGCAGTTTGTTTTCCAGTTCCTGTAGTTTAGTATCGGTGGTGGTTGCGGAAGTTGGTTCCTGTGCCTTGGATTTGGGGGAATCGTTGGTACAGGCAAATAAACTGAGGGTCACAAATCCGGTGAGCAAAGCGGCTTTCAACTGCATGGCGCAAAGCTAAATTATTTTAGGCTGCTGGTTCTTACATTTTCCTGACATTTGCGGGCATTTCAAAAACTACATTTGCTCAAAATCTGTAATATGCACAAGTCCGCTCTGTTGTTTGCCTTACCTTTTGCCTTGGTTGTAATGTTGTCGTTTAAAAATGGGAGTAAAGGAGTTGCTGAAAAAACAGCAACAACCAATGACACAATTCTTTACCCCGACGAAAAGCATTTTAAAAATATTCAGCAGCTCACATTTGGCGGCGATAATGCTGAAGCTTATTTCAGTTTTGATGGCAAATGGCTCATCTTCCAAAAGACCTATGCAAAAGAGGGTATATCCTGCGACCAGATGTATATCGCAAAAGTTCCAACAAAAGCTGGTGAAAAGTTTACTCCTAAACTGGTAAGCACTGGCAAAGGACGCACAACCTGTGGGGCTTTTATGAAAGATGGTAAACACATTATTTATGCATCTACACATTTAGGTAGTGGCGATTGTCCTCCCATTCCTGACCGCAGTAAATATGGCAACAAATACATCTGGCCTTTGTACGACAGCTACGATATTTTTATCGCCGATCTGAATGGAAAAATTGTAAAGCAACTCACCAACAGCAAAGGTTATGATGCTGAAGCAACACTTTCTCCCGATGGAAAGAAAATGTTATACACGAGTACGAAAGATGGTGATATTGATATGTATGTGATGGACTTGAAAACAGGGAAAGAAATTAAAGTGACCAACCTGTTGGGTTATGATGGTGGTGGCTGGTTTAGTCCTGATGGTAAAAAACTTATCTGGCGTGCAAGTCGTCCAAAAACAGAAGCAGAGATCAAAGAATACAAAGAGTTGTTGGCACAGGGATTAGTTGCTCCTACGAATATGGAAGTGTGGGTAGCAAATGCGGATGGCACAAATGCCAAACAGGTTTCTTCTTTTGGACAAGCGAACTGGGCACCGGCCTACATGCCCGATAACAAGCGCATCATCTTCGCCAGCAATCATGAATACAAACGTGGCTTTCCGTTCAATTTATATACAATGAATGAAGACGGTAGCAATCTCACCAAGATCAGCAGAGATAAAGGGTTTGATGCATTTCCGATGTTTAGCCCCGATGGAAAGAAGATCGTTTTCTGCAGCAACCGCAACAACGGTGGTACAAGAGATACCAATATTTTTATTGCTGATTGGGAGGAATGATGAGTAATGAATGATGAGTAATCAGTCCTGAGCGAACCCGTATCAAGCGGGAGTCGAGATTGACGCTTCTATTTATCGTTTTGTAGATATCTGCTTCGCTTACCGTTCAATCTTTTCTTTTGGAGCAGGCCGCTGCTTGTATTGATATATCTTAAACGGAGTTTTTTGAATGAGGGAATCAACCTTTTGCGTTGACCCGTTTCCGTAATTTTTCTTTGGATAATAAGGATTCGGCATAACCGTACTGAGTGGATTTGTTCGTCCACTCACCGGCATGTTCGATGTAAATGAACTATCGGGTACAAACACGGGCATATTATCCTGCGGCAATGCATAAATGGTTCCGTTGTTTGTTTTGCCGATGATCCTGTTGGGAAAAAGTAATTGTTGTAGAAGAATTGGCTTGCTTGAATCGCTTACAAAAAGTTTATCGGATTGTGCAAACACTGATTGTGCTGTGCAAAAAGTT
It encodes the following:
- a CDS encoding AMP-binding protein yields the protein MHKSTPLHQFLKNEQEYSNDIFLRQPFNGEWTTWTWKQAADESRRIATALHSMQLPKGSHIAILSKNCAHWMMADMAIMMAGCISIPIYPTLTAASIQPILEHSDAKAIFIGKLDDFKSQEHGIPPQLIRIGFDAYERNERYNWSELIQQHQPLQHTHEWQQDELMTIIYTSGTTGKPKGVMHTAGNFDRVLQTATAELRLPHRSALISYLPLSHIAERVGIEMNGLYNGSVISFAESVDTFAKNVAEVQPELFFAVPRLWGKFREGILKKLPQKKLDLLLSIPIINNIIKKSIKKKLGLARASHIYSASAPIAVDLLKWFYKLDVKVIQALGMTEDCVYAHFERPFDFRHGSVGKPFSGLQVKISDEGELRVKSESNMIGYYKEPEMTAEMFDEEGFLKTGDICEYDHDGFLFVTGRLKDQFKTDKGKYISPAPIEMKILANADIEQTCVVGMAIPQPIALVTLSDIGKQKTKEEISESLAASLAAINPHLEKHERIEKAVVMKENWTIENGLLTPTMKVKRNQVEKIHQAFYPKWFAVEGKVIWE
- a CDS encoding T9SS type A sorting domain-containing protein, which produces MKTFITAIVFFFTAVTGFAQVNDPYLVFPIELKFFQAQKISQFNVLRWLAPCTSDFAAFEVQHSSDNQNFTVLHSFTADQIRCAEPFDYTDLQRREGTNYYRIKLTTPANTSVNSFIVAVLNGSKGFALNALLPSLVQSNAVLSISSAETDRLQLTITDISGKRHSVRQEQLQAGSNQVQLNLQSLPAGQYILQASNSKGHQQQLRFLKQ
- a CDS encoding TonB-dependent receptor; the encoded protein is MKATKTCFLLVMLLASVVSFAQKKSATVTGKVLDENENPLSNVSVVILGRSAGVTTNDSGYFSIKVPSGKAVALIFSYTSYRSEQRNFFLNDDEEERMVMRLERGSKELQEVTVTDNRIRSEASAIRINPKNALLLPSAVGGVEGLLKIFVGSNNELTSQYSVRGGNYDENLIYVNDFEVFRPYLVRQGQQEGLSFINPEMVRSLTFYNGGFQSRYGDKMSSVLDIQYKRAKKFGGSAYVSLLEQGLHFEGGSKDEKVSFTVGARNRSNQNLLSSQQTKGNYVPSSNDLQGYVTWQPNIKWMFEAMGNYSRTQFKLNPKFSSQTASVFSPFFTANLGLDIYFAGGERDRYSTAMAGIATTFQPHKNLKLKWMLSHFSNNEEESFDIQGAYLFGERDFDRSRSSFGLIVNPLGAGVFQNFARNQLNIQIQNATHKGSLEKGNHFIQWGHSLERQSINDKLNEWELTDSAGYTLPFDPNQLQLTKVIKSKSDLVFFRTTGYVQDNIILNDSLNMTLQIGVRYNYNTLNNEVLIQPRVQFAMQPLGKKDIVFRAAAGAYHQPPFYRELRRYDGTVNESVKAQKSWQVVAGFDYNFKGWGNRPFKLQAEAYYKHMYDIVPYDVDNVRIRYFGSNSAKAYATGIEARLFGELVKDAESWVSIGLMRTRENLDNDQWYNYALDSLNQPIDSTLVQGGWIRRPTDRFLTFGMFYQDYLSTNKNFKFSMNFLYGTNLPYNIPNSAKYRNALTIDPYIRVDFGFSALLLDGEKSKRRSRNPFREFNNVWASLEIFNVIDRPNTISYLLIKDFSNTIFSIPNRLTPRLINFKIVARW
- the rpe gene encoding ribulose-phosphate 3-epimerase, encoding MPIVAPSLLSANYIHLQADCDMLNASEADWYHLDVMDGRFVPNISFGPMIIEFFRKATTKVCDVHLMIEEPEKYAEAFQKAGADILTVHYEACTHLHRNIQQIKGLGMKAGIALNPHTPVSLLKDVLADIDMVCLMSVNPGFGGQAFIPQTLNKIKELRNMIDEKGLNVEIEIDGGVTLANAQSIVDAGATVLVAGNTVFKAPNPTEMISLLKKI
- a CDS encoding tetratricopeptide repeat protein — translated: MQLKAALLTGFVTLSLFACTNDSPKSKAQEPTSATTTDTKLQELENKLQQEPQVDSIREEFVEQLVQNDEYDNALLQIEQLLQKQPNNPAYLFMKADALERKGDTSNAIATYEQSIGAAGLFTQAELRLASLYAETGNQKALVLCDALLKDAAAVQFRSDILFIKAAYHTKVKESSKAMAVYNQIIREDYTYLDAYIEKGLIYYDQKKFDEAHKVFTQSTNVSNKFADGYFWMAKTEEKLNRKTEAIDNYKRSLALDQSITEAKDALKRLGVVK
- a CDS encoding TolB family protein, with product MHKSALLFALPFALVVMLSFKNGSKGVAEKTATTNDTILYPDEKHFKNIQQLTFGGDNAEAYFSFDGKWLIFQKTYAKEGISCDQMYIAKVPTKAGEKFTPKLVSTGKGRTTCGAFMKDGKHIIYASTHLGSGDCPPIPDRSKYGNKYIWPLYDSYDIFIADLNGKIVKQLTNSKGYDAEATLSPDGKKMLYTSTKDGDIDMYVMDLKTGKEIKVTNLLGYDGGGWFSPDGKKLIWRASRPKTEAEIKEYKELLAQGLVAPTNMEVWVANADGTNAKQVSSFGQANWAPAYMPDNKRIIFASNHEYKRGFPFNLYTMNEDGSNLTKISRDKGFDAFPMFSPDGKKIVFCSNRNNGGTRDTNIFIADWEE